The segment TTCTTTCACTGTTATATTATATTGTGAATAAGCTCTGTCAATAGGATTTCGTAACATAACTATAATTTTTACATCAGGTTGAGTTTTTTTTATATTCTCTGCAGTGATCTTAGTTTCCATATATCTAGTTGTTACATCAAATGCCAAAAATTTTCCATATTGTTTTTCAATTTTTCTCTTTTGTGAGATAGTTGGGAAAAAAGATTTGTACCAATTAATACCTAAATGAAAATTATCATTAAAAAAGCCCATATTATCATGATGTGATCTTGCAATTGAAGGGTGTTCTGGAAGATAAGAAAACAATGATGTAGTGCCACATCGTTTTGCGCCTATTATTATGAAATCTGGTAAAACTCTAGATGAAGAAGTAACACCAAAAATATGTCTCTTTACAAATAAATGATAACATTTTCTAATCGTATTATGTAGATTCATTTTTCTAAATATTATTGGTATAATAATTATTTAATATACTGTGTAGTACGTTTCTCATCATCACTAAAAACTACACCTACTGTACGTAATAATGAAACATTATTTTTTTCACAATACTCAATTAATTTTTTGACATAACCTTGAAATGATTCTGGGTC is part of the Candidatus Nitrosopelagicus brevis genome and harbors:
- a CDS encoding sulfotransferase domain-containing protein, with product MNLHNTIRKCYHLFVKRHIFGVTSSSRVLPDFIIIGAKRCGTTSLFSYLPEHPSIARSHHDNMGFFNDNFHLGINWYKSFFPTISQKRKIEKQYGKFLAFDVTTRYMETKITAENIKKTQPDVKIIVMLRNPIDRAYSQYNITVKEKTEKLDFDEAIIEEMKRLETEISEKYRDRSLEFPKEHRHYIKKSLYALQLKPWFDIFSKEKILVLSTEEFRDNEENIYRKIFQFLDIAEIQIKNKVHMEKGEYSPMNGKTRDKLREFFKIHNEELFELIGKKFDWEN